From one Aspergillus fumigatus Af293 chromosome 8, whole genome shotgun sequence genomic stretch:
- a CDS encoding phosphatase PAP2 family protein, translating into MGAGAILEPLVVIVLLFGGTWINRSTATFSAVRRVRRSSTSTRANSPDSLESGLSSPTAKDALLNSRTPSPTLVQLNDARWRKRQIRILSYTFEVKSPDTAVFQDRLLSRLLRKFPFLVECWYWALVYWTYQLGRAFTAVTLQEGTVDVARKHALQIIQIEKSLRIFWEVSIQRVFLRHSQLMSVINWVYSFIHIPGTIAFLVGLYYYTTTRNRVDESQIGKPLGAAKGSTAGPLLYQARRRTLAVCNLLAFVVFTLWPCMPPRLLSDENVKGPDGELGRSYGFVDTVHGVNGAGSVWTENRFCNQYAAMPSLHFGYSLMIGLTIMTIPLPSHRRRPAVRSRLLGRALGFRLPSWSRLACLLVGFLYPFVILVAIIATANHFILDAVAGTVVCVLGWRFNSILLNLLPLEDYFLWLVRIHKPEPTAMDNVDYWDDDEVPDFPALY; encoded by the exons ATGGGAGCTGGGGCTATCCTAGAGCCCCTGGTTGTAATCGTCCTGCTCTTCGGAGGGACTTGGATAAATCGGTCTACCGCAACTTTCTCGGCTGTGCGCAGAGTTCGTAGATCCAGCACGTCTACACGTGCTAATTCTCCAGACTCACTGGAGTCTGGGTTATCGTCGCCAACGGCAAAGGATGCTCTGTTGAATTCGCGCACCCCGTCACCGACACTGGTACAACTCAACGACGCTCGATGGCGCAAACGCCAGATCCGGATCCTCTCATACACTTTTGAGGTCAAATCACCAGATACTGCTGTCTTTCAAGACCGTCTTCTCAGTCGCTTGCTCCGGAAGTTCCCGTTTCTGGTTGAGTGCTGGTATTGGGCCTTAGTTTACTGG ACATACCAACTGGGCCGTGCATTCACCGCGGTCACCCTGCAAGAAGGGACCGTTGATGTAGCAAGGAAACATGCTCTTCAGATCATCCAAATAGAGAAAAGCTTGCGTATCTTCTGGGAGGTCTCAATACAACGGGTTTTCCTTCGTCACAGTCAGCTGATGTCCGTGATCAACTGGGTGTACTCCTTCATACACATTCCAGGCACTATTGCCTTCCTCGTTGGGCTCTACTACTACACCACTACGCGAAACCGAGTTGATGAATCGCAGATTGGAAAGCCCTTGGGTGCTGCGAAAGGATCCACTGCTGGCCCGTTGCTTTATCAAGCCCGGCGCCGTACCCTCGCTGTTTGCAATCTCCTTGCTTTCGTGGTCTTCACTCTCTGGCCTTGTATGCCTCCTCGCCTCCTCAGTGACGAGAATGTGAAAGGCCCCGACGGAGAGCTAGGACGTAGCTACGGCTTTGTCGATACTGTGCATGGCGTCAATGGTGCTGGTAGCGTCTGGACTGAGAATCGATTCTGTAATCAGTATG CTGCCATGCCCTCGTTGCACTTCGGATATTCCCTAATGATTGGGCTTACAATCATGACTATCCCATTGCCGTCACATCGACGCCGGCCTGCTGTTCGCTCGCGCTTGTTGGGTCGCGCGCTGGGCTTTCGGCTCCCGTCATGGTCCCGTTTAGCCTGCTTGTTGGTCGGATTTCTTTATCCATTTGTTATATTGGTCGCAATCATCGCCACGGCCAACCACTTCATTCTCGACGCTGTTGCAGGGACAGTCGTCTGTGTCCTAGGATGGCGGTTTAATAGCATCTTACTGAATCTTCTGCCGTTAGAGGACTATTTCCTCTGGCTAGTTCGCATCCATAAACCAGAGCCCACAGCGATGGACAATGTCGACTACtgggacgatgacgaagtaCCAGATTTTCCTGCTCTTTACTGA
- a CDS encoding phosphosulfolactate synthase: MMLASTSRVGTIPKYIAGPVPRQRFRLVKTGLSRQFATSYQAQKQLTLLQDKHHGFGFARSNPRPPKPRGKGVTEIRGPYYTVMGKRYLADVLETMGTHVDGLKFAGGSFSLFQEKPLRELIDLAHDYGVYVSTGGWAEHLLTHPDANTVFDKYLKKCKDLGFDVIELSSGFLSFPEDDWLGLVDKVHAYKLKAKPELGIQFGAGGDTPASGLEAIGTSDPGKLVNMGRKFLDVGVERLMIESEGITENVQSWRTDVVSTIMKELPSERVMFEAADPKVFNWYIREFGIDVNLFVDHSQIVQLSCLRQGIWGTADTWGKVVSFRSE; encoded by the exons ATGATGCTGGCATCCACCTCTCGCGTCGGTACGATCCCGAAATATATTGCCGGGCCTGTCCCTCGACAGAGATTCAGACTCGTCAAAACTGGGTTATCAAGACAATTTGCGACATCATATCAGGCGCAAAAGCAACTGACATTGCTCCAAGACAAACACCATGGATTTGGATTTGCACGATCAAACCCTAGGCCTCCTAAGCCTAGAGGCAAAGGAGTCACAGAAATCAGAGGTCCATACTATACG GTGATGGGAAAGCGATACTTAGCCGACGTTTTAGAAAC AATGGGCACCCATGTAGACGGTCTAAAATTTGCAGGAG gctctttctctctcttccagGAGAAGCCCTTGAGAGAACTGATAGACCTCGCCCACGACTACGGTGTTTATGTTTCAACC GGGGGATGGGCCGAGCATCTTCTCACACATCCCGACGCCAATACTGTCTTTGATAAGTATCTCAAGAAATGCAAGGATCTCGG ATTCGATGTCATTGAACTGTCGTCTGGCTTCTTATCGTTCCCAGAAGATGACTGGCTCGGCCTGGTTGACAAAGTCCACGCATACAAGTTGAAGGCAAAACCAGAGCTCGGCATTCAGTTTGGTGCTGGAGGTGATACACCTGCTTCTGGCCTTGAGGCTATTGGGACTTCTGATCCTGGGAAGCTCGTTAACATGGGGCGTAAATTCTTGGACGTGGGTGTCGAACGGTTAATGATCGAATCTGAGGGTATAACAGAAAACGTGCAGTCATGGCGGACTGACGTTGTGTCCACAATAATGAAGGAATTGCCGTCCGAGCGGGTCATGTTCGAGGCCGCAGATCCCAAGGTATTCAACTGGTATATAAGGGAGTTCGGCATCGATGTGAACTTGTTCGTCGACCATAGTCAAATTGTTCAACTGTCGTGCCTGCGACAGGGCATTTGGGGCACAGCTGACACTTGGGGCAAAGTGGTATCATTTCGGTCAGAATAA